The following nucleotide sequence is from candidate division TA06 bacterium.
GACTACCATGTGGGGACAACCTGGGGCCTCAAGGGGAAAACGCCGGTGGTCAAGAACACCGGGGCCAGGTATCGCCTGAACATGATCAGCGTGGTGAATCGGCTGGGCAAGATGCGCTTCATGATCGAAACCGGCCGCATGAATGCCGAGACGCTTTGCCAGTTCTTGGATCGGTTGATGGTGGGCAGCCAACGGCCGGTATTCCTGATTCTGGATGGCCATCCGATGCACAAGTCGGGGCGAGTGTCCGCCACGGTTCGGAGCTATCAGGGGCGGCTGCGACTGTTCACCTTGCCGCCATACAGCCTGGAGTTGAACCCGGACCAAGGCGTCTGGCGGGAGGTAAAGTCTCACCGGGTGGGACGGGCTGGCGTTTTCAGTTTGGATGACCTGAAATTGAAAGCTGTGGCGGCCTTGCGGCATTTGGCGAAACGCCCTGATAAAATCCGCGCCCTGTTTCACTCGGCAACCACCTCTTATGCTGCCTGATAGTGTCTATACTATTATGGACTGGCTAA
It contains:
- a CDS encoding transposase, whose product is MSERLSKIKAVIWFGDQAGLRSDYHVGTTWGLKGKTPVVKNTGARYRLNMISVVNRLGKMRFMIETGRMNAETLCQFLDRLMVGSQRPVFLILDGHPMHKSGRVSATVRSYQGRLRLFTLPPYSLELNPDQGVWREVKSHRVGRAGVFSLDDLKLKAVAALRHLAKRPDKIRALFHSATTSYAA